TGGGCCTCCTGGTCCGCATGGAGGTGCTGGTCACAGTCAGCTGTGCCCTTCTTGCGACGCTTGTCTTCctcggctccggccgccgcaccaGCCGCAGCGCCGCCTTCCGCTTCGTTGTCTGGCTGGCGCTGATGCTGTGCTACCCGGCGGTCTCCTACACCATCGGGCTGATGCAGTCGGGCTCCTTCCGGAACGACCTGGTCGTCGTGTGGGCCTGCTTCCTGCTCGGCTGCGCCGACGGCATCTTCGCGTGCAGCGTCGACGACTCCGACCAACAGGCCCGCACCATGCTCAACCAGGCCACGCAAGCCATCTACgttctgctcctcctcctttcgTACATCAGCTCCCtggagctgcagctgctgctcctcctgctgctgctctggGTTCTGAACGTCGCCAAGCTCGGGATGCGCCTGTGGGACCGGCTCTCAGCTGGCCGGGAGCGCGTCCTCACCGCCAGCAACTGGCTCATCTCCAAGCACATGGGGCACGAGCACGTGAGAAGCATCTGGGATTTCGATCCTGCCACCATGAAGGGATACAAGTACGTGGTGCTCGGCGAGAAGGACGTAAAGGACGGCTGCGCAGAGTACACGCTGGAGGATGTCACCGCCGACGACATCATCACGGTGGACAGAGTCTGGCAGCACGAGGCGGGGAATGGGAGCCTGCTAGGCAAGGACAGCACTGTCTCACGCAGGCTCAAGGATAGGTGCCTTTCCTTTGCACTGTTCAAGCTGCTCCTGCGACGCCTCAGCCGGAACCCACTCCAGGAGTGTGATGACATCCGGACGCTGGTCTTCGTCCGAAGGGGCCTCGCCGGCGGGGACTCAAGCGAAGATTACGGGAGGATGTACCGGGTGATCGAAGTGGAGCTGGGCTTTCTCTTCGACTTCTTCTACGCACGGTACCCGGCGCCGAAGCAGTCTCTGATCCCAGAAACAGTCACCTTTGTGGCAGGCGTGGCGCTGGGCCTGTCCACTCTCCTGTCCCCGGCGTTGCTGCGCTACCGTAGCCCCCAGGCGGGCAACAGGAGCAGGAGCTTGGTCACAACAGGCGTCGACATCTGGCTGACAAGATTTGTGATAGCCCTGTTCGTGGTCCTGCAGCTATTTCAGTACCTGTCACTTATTTTGTCTGACTGGCACAAAGTGAAGATGCTGTGCCGATACCTACGCAAACCTTCGTGGCAGGGGCACCCCATCATGGAGAAGCTTCTGTGGCTGATGTTCCGTGCGACGCTGACAACAAGTTACTGGAGCAACTCCATGGGGCAGTACTCCCTCTTACATGCCTGTCTTCAGAACGAGCGCTTCTGCCTCGCGCACATGCCGCTGCACAAGTGGATCAGGGGCTCCCTGAATCAAACAAGGACGGTAAGTCGCCGGAACCTGCCTGTCACGGTGAAGCGCGCCATCCACCTGTTGCTCCGGTCGGAGTGGCTGGCCAATCTCAAGTACGGCGACCGCACGCTGCAGAGGAACAACATGCTACAGGACCTGGATTGGTCGACCTCAAGGTACAAGCACGGCGCCGTGGGAAGCATCCTTGTCTGGCACATCGCAACCACAATTTGCAGCGCCAAGAATTCGAAGCTGTCCCAGCAGCCGGCCACTGTTAGCGGCCAGTCACGGCGGCGCCCAGCTACAGACAGTAGTAACGACAGCCGCACCATCGCCGACAACCGCGAGGTGGCCACCAAGCTCTCCAACTACTGCGCCTACCTGCTGTTCCAAGCGCCGGAGCTGGTGACGGACCAGATATATGATGTACGGCTGTTGATGGAAGCCCTGCAGCTAAGAGTGCAGAGATTCCTCAAACTCAATGGCTGCCGTTCCAAGGATGACATGTTCAACAAGTTGTCCAGTTCCGAATCCCTCGAACTGGAGCAGGAGGGTAGTGGGTATGAAAAGGCTATCCTGGTCGATGGCGTAAAGCTTGGCGATCAACTATCAAACGAGGTCGCCGACGAGGTGGCGCGGTGGAAATTGCTATCCGAGATGTGGGTAGAGTTGCTGCTGAGTGTTGCTCCCTCGGATAACGTGACGGCGCACGTCAAGAAGCTCGCCACCGGCGGCGAACTTATCACACACCTCTGGGCTTTGTCGACACACGGGGGGATGATCGAGAAGCCAACAAAACCCTACTATGGCTCATGAAAGGTACTGCGTATGCGTTCATATACAAGTTTTCCATAATTTTTTACAATCTGTCTAGTACGTCCAACAAATTTATCTTTGATTTCTTCTATTAAGTGAGATTGGTGACGTGACAATGTAGGGAAAAGGTACATTAGTACCGGACGCCAACCCCCGTTAGTACCGGCTGCCCTAGCCGGTACTggctggccggtactaaatgaatgtctatttagtaccggccgcaACGTCCGGTGCAGGAAAAAGgtacattagtaccggctgcccagccggtactaaatggacgtCTATTTAGCAacgtccggtactaaatgtacCGTCCCATGGAAAAAATATTGCCTGTGCTAGGGTTCGAACTCGCAACCTGTGGGCTCGCGTGTAGTGTCCTCTACCATCCCACCCACACAATACATGTGAGTGTATTGAAGATGCTAACCATTTAAAGTAACTGGAACgggacatttagtaccgggccataacaccacccggtactaaatgccacaattagtaccgggtggtgttatgatccggtactaaatgatggcatttagtaccgggtggtgttaaaaaccggtactaaatggtcccgGAGGGCACTGTGCTAtaggaccggtactaaattggtaTTAGTACCGGGTTCAAAGCAACCGGTATTAAATTGAGATGGACGAATGGctttttttctagtagtgtgaaGTGGTTACCCGCAAATTTTGCTGTGTAAACTAGTATTTCAACAATAGTGGTACTAAGTCTTGAATATTGGAAACTGCACCCATTGTAAAATGTTAAAGTGGAGTGACTAGTTCTTATGCACCTTTCATGCCCAATATACTCATTGGTTGATGCATGCAAAATTTAGTTGTTGCATTTGGGTTACAAGACGAGAATGCAACATTTATTAATTGTGCCCAGCTAATTTCTTGGTTTACCTGGAAACCTATATTTTTTACGACAAATATATAAACCAAACATAGGGATTTCTTCCTAGGCTGGTCGTGTAAAAGAGTGTTGTTTTAGCTGGCTGTATAGCTATAAAGTTTGTGTAAAAGAAGAATAGAAAATCATGGAGTGATTTGCTAAATAGACAAGGGAGCGACTCTGGGTACGGAAAGATTCTTCTTCAGGTATGGCTTGAAGTAGTTAGAACTCCTTTAGTTCCGGAAAAATTTTGGggcaaaattttttggaacttTTAAAACAATAATTAGGAGTACTAAAcattaattaattataaaactaattacacagatggacggaaaatcgcgagacgaatctattaagcctaattaatctgtcattagagatcatttactgtagcacgacattgtctaatcattgcataattagattttattagATTGGTCTCACGATTTTGCCCAgggttatggaatgagttttgtcagttatccacatttaatactcctaattagtggtcaaacgttcgaaattactgtagcgcatgaaaaattttgggaactaaacagggccttagtagAACAGACCAAGTTCTACTGTTTAAATTTGAACAAGAGGCACCGTATCACCTTTGAGAAGAGCCATAGAAATTAATTCAGATTAGAGTCCTACTTTCTATT
The Panicum virgatum strain AP13 chromosome 6N, P.virgatum_v5, whole genome shotgun sequence genome window above contains:
- the LOC120678296 gene encoding uncharacterized protein LOC120678296, with translation MTRHLSARNVTNAAIAWAASPVGLLVRMEVLVTVSCALLATLVFLGSGRRTSRSAAFRFVVWLALMLCYPAVSYTIGLMQSGSFRNDLVVVWACFLLGCADGIFACSVDDSDQQARTMLNQATQAIYVLLLLLSYISSLELQLLLLLLLLWVLNVAKLGMRLWDRLSAGRERVLTASNWLISKHMGHEHVRSIWDFDPATMKGYKYVVLGEKDVKDGCAEYTLEDVTADDIITVDRVWQHEAGNGSLLGKDSTVSRRLKDRCLSFALFKLLLRRLSRNPLQECDDIRTLVFVRRGLAGGDSSEDYGRMYRVIEVELGFLFDFFYARYPAPKQSLIPETVTFVAGVALGLSTLLSPALLRYRSPQAGNRSRSLVTTGVDIWLTRFVIALFVVLQLFQYLSLILSDWHKVKMLCRYLRKPSWQGHPIMEKLLWLMFRATLTTSYWSNSMGQYSLLHACLQNERFCLAHMPLHKWIRGSLNQTRTVSRRNLPVTVKRAIHLLLRSEWLANLKYGDRTLQRNNMLQDLDWSTSRYKHGAVGSILVWHIATTICSAKNSKLSQQPATVSGQSRRRPATDSSNDSRTIADNREVATKLSNYCAYLLFQAPELVTDQIYDVRLLMEALQLRVQRFLKLNGCRSKDDMFNKLSSSESLELEQEGSGYEKAILVDGVKLGDQLSNEVADEVARWKLLSEMWVELLLSVAPSDNVTAHVKKLATGGELITHLWALSTHGGMIEKPTKPYYGS